The genomic window gaaagagtgctaggctTAGCACCAGGacagacctgtgtttgaatttgAGTTCTGGCTACTTCCTggtttgtgaccttgaacaattcaCTGAACTACTTGGAATCTCATTTACCTCTtctaaaaatgaggataatgatatttTCAGCGTACATCACAAGGTTGATGAATAAAGACCATaaataaattgttattattattagcccCTCTATAGATGGCTCCCAAATctatacaaggtgtcccaaaagtcttagagctTAAAGTTTTGAGTGTTGATAGCTTAAATAGCTTAAAACTATGATAAGACTTTTTGAATACCCTCTATTTTGAGCTCCAGTCCCTCCAGGGTTACAGATACTCATTTCTAACTTTCTCATGGACATCTCTGCTGAAATATCTTGGTAGGTCCTGAAACTCATTGTGTGTAAAACTGAATCCAGTTATCTTGTTCCCCAGAACTAATTCCTCCTTTTGAATTCCTTATCCTGTCAATGGTTACTTTCACACAGTTATGTAGGTTTGAAATGTTGATGCTGTCTTTATAACTGATTGTATATAGGACATGAAGAGGGAAATTCCTGTCAATTCTACTATTATAATGTAATCCTACTTTAAATACCTGAAGCATCTGTGATGTCTTTGGGGTAGTTACTCCATCAAGTAGTATttcatatttgtgtacatgtattaTTCCTCTTGCCTTCCATAAGGGCAGGACTATCATTGTTTCTCCCCTAGAACCTATTCAGTACTTTGCAtaaaataaacacttaataattactgagtgaatgaatggtgtgcctgttttaaaaaaaatcacttgtcaCCTTCTAGTCACACACTATGTGTTATACAAAATACTGCTAAGTTTTCAGGCCAAAGGAGAAAGTACAGTGATTTTCCTGTTGTGGAATATTCACAGATATGTTGATTTATTATCTAAATGCTTTAGGATGTGGTAGCACATTAGCAGAAAATGACGTTGTTGAAACTTGTTTTGCTTTAATTTAGAATTTAACTTCTTGAGCGATATAAAACGAGACCAGGAACTGCTTTGGGCATGGCTGCTGAGCTCAACTTCTCTCCCCCCGAGGTCCCAGAGCCTACTTTCCTAGAGAATCTTCTTCGTTATGGACTGTTTTTGGGGGCTATCTTCCAGCTTATCTGCGTATTGGCCATAATCTTCCCCATTTCGAAGTCTCATGAGGGGGTAAGtaatttttggggggggagggtatTAACTCTTTAAGGGTTGGGGTGGTAGATTTTACATATTTAGCATATCTTTCCATTGCCTACTATAGAAATGTCTTGGATATTGACAATGAATGTGAATAATTTGACTGACAATGAATAGTTTGTGAATTTCCTAGTTTGTTACTATGTTCATTATTATAAAAAGCATGTTAtagtagtggaaagagccctgggttgAGTCCCAGTTCCactacttactagccatgtaacaACACCTTGGGCAGATCCCTTCATCACTGTGAGCCTCAttattcacatttataaaatgaaggataatGATATTTATGTAGTACCTG from Notamacropus eugenii isolate mMacEug1 chromosome 1, mMacEug1.pri_v2, whole genome shotgun sequence includes these protein-coding regions:
- the MANBAL gene encoding protein MANBAL — encoded protein: MAAELNFSPPEVPEPTFLENLLRYGLFLGAIFQLICVLAIIFPISKSHEGEGGHFEPRKFEVTKKPKGAAPSQSKKSKKETKKKR